A segment of the Candidatus Tanganyikabacteria bacterium genome:
TGAGGAAGTACGCCGAGCCCGGCCCGAAGTCCTCCAGGGTGTCCCGGAGCATGAGTTCGAGCCAGGTGCTCTTCCCGTACTGGCGCGGGCCGCGGACGAGGAGGATTCCGGGCTCCTCCGGGAGGGTGTCGAGGCCGAAGCTGAACCGGAACGTGGCGGCCTGCGCCTCGAACTCCGTCAACCTGGGCCAGACGTCGTCGCGGTCGATGTCTCCCAGGGAGAACAAGCGATTCCGGGTACTAACGTCCATGACGTTAATGCTAGTAACGTCCGAGACGTTAGTCAATGGGCGATGCGCCGTTCGATCGCGGAGCCAGGGTAAAACAAAGCGGGAGACCGAGAGACGACATGCCGCAACCGATCAACTATCTGGGCCTGGTCTGGGGCGATCTCCAGGCCCGGATCAGGGAAGCGCTCGTCAGCCGATATGAGCTGAAGGCGGAAAGCGAGGCGGCCCTTACATTCCGGGGCTCGGTCGCGCAGGAGCCCGCCGGGATCGAGGCGCTGTTTACCGGCGGCGAACTTGACCGAATAGTCATCCGCATCGACACCACGGACCGGGAAGACGCTGCGACCAGGCGGCTGCTCACCTCGCTGTTCGCCCTCTACGAGCACCGCCATGGACCTTCCGCCAGCCGCCCGCCAGCCGATTCTGCCGGCAGTCCGGCCTTACATGGCGAGTGGCAGGACGCGCAGGCATGCCTGCGGCTGGCCACCGTGACCGAAGCGCGGCGCCGATTCGTCGTGATCGCCTACGCGCGGCTTGACACCCCTGGTCCTCAGGAATCGTCCCGTGACCCTGGAGCCGGCCAGCAAGAGCCGCCCCCCGCCCGGCCGACGACGGCTTGAGCGGTCGACGCCGCGAGACGTTGGCGGTGGAAAGACTGCTGCCTGAGGCAGAAGTTCTTTGTGGACAGGTTGTCTTAACCGGCGAGCAAGCAGCCGATCGGGTCAGTAGGTCAACGCGGGCCGGAAGCCGATGCCGCTGCTGGAGTCCGAGCGGACCACATAGAGGTCGAGATACCAAAGCCCTGCGGTGCCGCCGTAAGTCCAGGCACCACCGCGAAAAGCCTTCTTGTTACTCGAGGCGCTTTTCCAGAAGTAGTCGCCGCCGAAGAGGGCGGCGGCGGTAACTGCAGTTGCCCCCGGTAGGCCGTGGCGGCGTAGCCGGGGGTCGGTCGCCAGGGCGCTGATGTAGTTGTCGGCGGGAGAAGGCAGGGGAAGGATGATGTCGTTGACGATGAAGTTGCCCGTCGTCTGGGCCAAGCCCACGGTTTCGGTCCATTCCGTCACGTTGCCGGTGAGGTCCCAGACGCCGAAGTTCTTGCCGGTGTGCGAGGTGAGGTTCGTGAATCCGGTCCAGGCGCTAGCGGTGCCCGAACCGGTAAGCGCCCGGTCCACGCCGTTGGCCGACCAGGTGTACGTCGGATCGTCCAGGAAGGTGACATCCGGGTTGTCGATGTCGGCCGGCTTGACGTAGCTGGCCGCCTGGCTGGTCTGGGCGTTGTTGCCGTACACCGTGATGTTGTTGATCGTGGCCCAGACGGCCAGGGCGGTCCATTCCTCGTCGCGCATGAGGTGGGCGTGCGAGTCGTAGGCCATGCAGGTCAGGGCGGCCGTGTCCCAGTCGATGCCGGTCCACGGCACACAGTAGCGAGCCACCTTGAGCGTGCTGCTCGACCCCGCCGTCGCGCCCGCGCCGGTTGCAGGGTCACCTGGCGTCGCGTCGGCCCGCGAGGCCTCGTACTTGCCGGCGTAGAAGCCGCCGAAGCGCTCCTCGGCCCAGTCCACGTCCCGGGTGCCAGCCGACGGCTGGCTGGCGACCCAGTAGCCGACCGGCTTGCCGGAGTGCTCGGCCCCGCAGTTGGCCGGCACGATGAGCTGATAGGCCCGAAACAGCGGGATCCAGACGAACGTGCTGGCCACCCCGCCCTTGGTCAGCTGGAACTCGTGGTGCCGGGCCGGGTCGCCCCCGTCGCCGGGCGCCAGGTTGCCCACCCGCTTCTGGTAGAACAGGCTGGTGCTCGCGTCGTAGGCGATCTGCGCGATCGGATCGTGGTCGGCCGCAAGCAGGCTCGCGATCAGGTTGCCGAGGTACGTGTACTCGGCGCTGCTGGCGCCCGCCACCTCGTTGTAGGTACCGCCGGCGTCGATTCGCCCGATCAGGCTGGCCGGCGAGAGCGTGGCCGCCCGGTACCCCTGGATGGCGCACAGCGCCGTCGTGCCCGTGCTTACAGAAACGCTGCCCGCCGTGATGGCCTCCCAGGCCGTACCGTTGAAGCGGATGAACGTGCGGACCCGCGCGCCGCCCGCGCCCGCGGCCCCCGAATTCAGGCCCTTGAAGGCTTCCAGGATGTAGACCGCGTTGACCGTCGGCACGAACGATCCAAACGACAGTGAGAAAACGCCGGCCGCGTCGCTCAGGGACGTGGCCACGGCCGCCCCGGTGGCCGGATCGATGAGCGCGAGCGTGGCCCCGGAAGCCACGGAGGCCAGCGTCGCCAGGGTCTGCCGGTCGAAGTCGAGCCGTCCCTCGATGGCCGGCACCGCCACCGCCGACTCGTTGACCCCGGCCGGCCGGCCGGCCGGCGGGGAGCAGGCCGCGAGCAGGAGCGCGGCGAGCACCAGTACCAGGCGCTTCATCAGTACCTTAGCGCCGGCCGGAAGCCGATGCCGGCATTGGCGAGCGTGCGAGGATGGTAGAGCGACAAGGCCCAGATACCGTTG
Coding sequences within it:
- a CDS encoding AAA family ATPase; protein product: MDVSTRNRLFSLGDIDRDDVWPRLTEFEAQAATFRFSFGLDTLPEEPGILLVRGPRQYGKSTWLELMLRDTLEDFGPGSAYFLSGDDLTDDRDLEAQIAALIPLYRPDARVKRLFVDEISAVARWEQALK